A genomic window from Fibrobacterota bacterium includes:
- a CDS encoding AMP-binding protein, translating into MTTSPLVGLFLRHVAERPDQNAIEQAGNCITYRGLSERMLQCARLLRGRKVGPGDRVVLYVPPSPDLYALLLAIWRIGAVAVFVDAWTSKQRLGQVVDLVEPALFVGIPKAHLLRILNPSTCRIPSMLWWRDRGRIVDTQAPADVDPANTALITFTTGSTGSPKGADRSHNFLLAQHQALARTLGTKAGSTDLATLPIFALHNLASGATCRIASIDPAKPDAIDAPRFLKELRTADTSAGSPAVFLAAARSLAAPDPSLRARIHLGGAAVFPETIQELSTAFPAADWSAVYGSTEAEPMASLEGRVLSAWSGSPDRGIPAGTFDPTLLVKIIHPIDGPIATETDNSLAEREVPAGEVGEILVSGAHVLEAYWNDPVAMAANKIRTLERTWHRTGDAGRLDLQGNLFLLGRVSDRIEWKGRTHYPFPIQRTLLGIEGVAAGCILQHANRIFLVVEPKPAIDRSALQRRILQFPWQFPFVLHFMDLPRDPRHRSKIDTGRLRIALGLR; encoded by the coding sequence ATGACCACCTCCCCGCTGGTGGGACTTTTCCTGAGACACGTCGCCGAGCGCCCCGACCAGAACGCGATCGAGCAGGCAGGAAATTGCATCACCTATCGAGGGCTCTCGGAACGGATGCTCCAATGCGCGCGCCTGTTGCGCGGACGCAAGGTGGGCCCAGGAGATCGCGTGGTGCTGTATGTGCCGCCCTCGCCCGACCTGTACGCCTTGTTGTTGGCGATCTGGCGGATCGGAGCCGTGGCGGTTTTTGTCGACGCCTGGACGTCAAAACAGCGCCTGGGCCAGGTCGTGGACCTGGTCGAACCGGCGCTCTTCGTGGGGATCCCCAAGGCGCATCTGCTGCGGATCCTCAATCCTTCCACCTGCCGGATTCCGTCCATGCTCTGGTGGCGCGATCGCGGACGCATCGTGGACACCCAGGCTCCGGCCGATGTGGATCCCGCCAACACGGCCCTGATCACCTTCACCACCGGATCGACCGGATCCCCGAAGGGAGCCGATCGATCCCACAACTTCCTCTTGGCCCAACACCAGGCTCTCGCGCGCACGCTCGGCACCAAGGCGGGTTCCACGGATCTGGCGACCCTTCCCATCTTCGCCCTGCACAACCTGGCCAGCGGGGCCACCTGCCGGATCGCCTCGATCGACCCCGCCAAGCCGGACGCCATCGATGCCCCCCGCTTTTTGAAGGAACTGCGAACCGCCGACACCTCGGCCGGATCTCCCGCCGTGTTCCTCGCCGCGGCCAGGAGTCTCGCCGCACCGGATCCGAGCCTTCGCGCGCGCATCCACCTGGGCGGAGCCGCCGTGTTTCCCGAAACCATCCAGGAATTGTCAACTGCCTTCCCCGCCGCCGATTGGAGCGCCGTCTACGGCTCCACCGAAGCCGAGCCGATGGCGTCGCTGGAGGGTCGAGTCCTGTCCGCGTGGTCCGGATCCCCGGACCGAGGGATCCCCGCCGGAACCTTCGATCCAACGCTTCTGGTGAAGATCATCCATCCCATCGATGGTCCCATCGCGACGGAAACCGACAATTCGCTTGCCGAACGGGAAGTCCCTGCCGGAGAGGTCGGCGAGATCCTCGTTTCCGGAGCCCACGTGCTGGAAGCCTACTGGAACGACCCGGTGGCCATGGCCGCCAACAAGATCCGCACGCTCGAGCGGACCTGGCACCGGACCGGAGATGCCGGTCGGCTGGACCTCCAGGGAAACCTGTTCCTGCTGGGGCGGGTATCCGATCGGATCGAGTGGAAGGGGCGGACCCATTATCCATTCCCGATCCAACGAACCCTGCTCGGCATCGAGGGAGTCGCCGCGGGCTGCATTCTCCAGCATGCCAACCGGATTTTCCTCGTCGTGGAGCCCAAGCCAGCGATCGATCGCTCGGCATTGCAACGGAGGATACTCCAGTTTCCTTGGCAGTTTCCGTTCGTGCTTCATTTCATGGATCTACCACGGGACCCCCGACACCGTTCCAAGATCGACACCGGGAGGTTGCGCATCGCTCTTGGCCTCCGATAA